TAAAAGAAACATGCAATATATGTtagaatatttataaaaatatattagtggTGTGTGGAAAGAAAGGGAGATTTGATTTGAACATGTTCAATATCTAAGCATCATAACTTGTGAGttctattcatttttatttattaaaactaCCTCTATGCTTATTGATTATTTCCTTTGGTTTTGTTTGTTAATCTCTCAAACCTATATTATTTCACTAGCTAATTAAGGACCACtgacatataatttattttaatttaatattataaattatttttaataattaggggtagaaaattaattttgatttttgcaTGTGTCCCGACAAGAGTGTAACTATGCATTtacaaagttaattaattttcgttgaaattttttcttaaaattatattcCTTGGCTTCCATTGAGTTCTACACCAATAATTGGGTGGTTTAGACAAAGGTACTTACTAAAACATTGTTATTAGGTATATCCTTAAAGATTTTGCCGTGCATATTTACACATTTGTAATTTTatccataaaaaattttaaatttaatcgtaatttaataaatatttaaattttaaaaattttacttttaaatataattttattataaaattatgtttgaaaataattttttaaattcatgattaaatttataattttaaaattatgtttaaaagtaattttttaaatttatgattttaaagttttatttaaaaatatatttttttttaaagtttagattttaaagtttaaatatttaaaagtaatatttttaaaatttagatgtTTAATAtcttataaagaaaaattttaaaatataagtgtgtaaatataaatgagaatggaaaattttgatttgaaattcgaagcattatattattttattttatttattttgagtaaattcaatataaatttaTGGGTATAAAATTTCAAGTTGTTAAGTTtgaattacttttatttattttgagattgccattaatttaaaaagtagtCTAATTGATTTTGTCTCGCCTTTAAATATAGAAAgtttataaatttgaatttatgaattaaaaatataatacaaaTCATTAATTTATGAGCGGAACAGGATGAACAACCAAGATTTACACGAAGAagcttaattttatttgaaagtaataaaagaaaaaagaagctgCAGCTGATGGTAGCCAGCAAGCACTGCATGTAAAGTGTGATGAGATCCAatgtttttaattaatcaattttatcATATGTCCCCAATGCTCCTAatctttattttcatattttcatattttcataaattaatctcacacttttctcttatttctcataaataaattaaataatcttcTACTTTCCATATCAGCATAGGAATTGGGGCCCTTCCATTCAAATATGAAaccatttttatcaaatttaaaattaatttatcacgTCTATAGCCAGGGGTGGAGGGAGGGTACGGCAaggggcacgtgccgtaccggcgaccggaaaatgctttgaagggggatgaaggtgccgcaaCGACGCAGCCGGTGGTGCCACAGCAGTGCGCAGCggtgccctaccaaagggaaGCTTCTGGCTCCGCCACTGTCTATAGCATAATTTCATTTTGATTtgtgattaatatttttaattttgaactaCTTCCGCATCTTCATTCTCTCGCTTGAGTTATTATGGGTGTAATTTTGTTTGAAATATTTGGGTCTAATTGCTCTTCAAATACCATATCTATTCAATTCAGACACTACAAATACACAATGTTATAAAACtccatattaaattattaaattatatttgtaattattaacatatcattaattttttaaaatttttaaaaaaattttataattgatttgACTCGatcatttaaagtgaataatgtattgttaatatACGATTACCACCTACAACCCCGGTCACTCAGACTtaatcatttaaataaaaaattcgaTTGATCGAATGAATAACgttcaatttaataaaaaatctcatTTCGCAGAATTATTAAAACCTCTTGGGTCACCTTATTACTATTTAAATACATTACATAGTATATTTTCATTGCACCTGCAATCTTGAGATCTCTTATCCACTAATTGGTAttaatcaaattttcaaaaaaattattcactAATACTATCTTATTACAGTACAAAAGAAAAGTTTACATAGAGTTCAAAATATGCATTCTAAGTCTCAAATATTTAAACTCAAATTTGTTTACATTAGCCCTTCTTGAATGTCGGAATAACTATTATTAGACACCAACCatcttaccttttttttttttctagattGTCAAGTTgcattcaaattattttttataacattatTTAGTTATATTAGCGGGACTCCATTGATTCTCTTACTCATTTGGGGTAAATCTGACTTAACAATGTCATTTGCTTTTTTATCTCGCCTCCAAATTCATCCTTAAATGGCTAAAAATTTACGAGCAGTCGCCAAGTCTACTATCAATAGGGGAGTCATTGTCTCCTCCACACTTGGCGGTAGATAAAATACTCCTCCAATAGTAAATATAATTGATCTCAATAATTTGAATATCGAGTAAATGATGCAGTCCATCAAATGAATTTGACGTTAATAACGTGATCCAGATCGTTGAACCACAATAGGATGCGAAAATAATTGTTCCATTGGAAGCGGCGCATGAAATAAACATGTCATCAGTAGTAGAACGAAAGGAGTTGCATTATACAGAATGAGAAACATTGAATCATACATCATTTTAAAatagggtaatgtgccccttaaaATAGCACTTTTCCTCTAAATCTAATTTTTGGAATGAATTATGTCATACTCAAATTTGACAAGGTATCAAAATCTCCCATCAATATTTGGTTTCCTGTAAATATTTCATATTCTGGTATAGTTCTGTGCACGAAGGGGTGTATTGAATTTTATATTGATTTGAGATAGGatggtatttttttatattgattttAGATATTTCTCcaccttaaattaatttttaggatAAATTAGATCCCCTATAAATTTAACAATAAcgagaaaattagaaaattttgcAGCGGAGATTAGAGAACCAAAAGCTTATGAGGAAACTAGTTTTAGGATTGGCGGCTATAAAAGTAAAGGTTAAATTTTCTTACTTGATGGGCTCCGACGAGCGCAAATTGTCCAAGAGTAGCTCTTTGGAACAAGCTTCTTCGATTCCCATATGAAATAGCGATCTTACACATCTCAAGAAATTAATGGAAGCTACTATATAATACTAAATTCTTTTGTTGATTATTTTTGAGGTGTTTGATTTAGCGGTTAGATTTGAATTGATAATTAATGGGTATTTAAGcagttaaattaaaatatttaataaatgtgTAAAAATTTAACTGatagttttatatataataaaattatcatatatttttcaataatctaatcatatttttaaattattttaaattatgaattgattagcgtaaataaattatattaattaaacatCGGCAGCAAAATTAAAGTTGTGTATAGCAGGGAAAAATTCATCAAATATGAATGATCCACTGCTTGAAGATCTTGTATATGGAAAAGATCATCTCCTTTATAGCAGAATCCTAAAAATCTAATCGCCTTTTTGACAAAAAGAATTACATTTcaaaactttttttattttaaaaaaagaatttattaaataaaattttagattttaaatttcaaatcaaaGAGATTAGGAGCAAATGAGATGAGAGAATgatttaattaaagaattgaatcaaataaaatttttttattccgaTACCAACAGAAAGTGCAAAATCCACAGGAGGAGATTCAACATATAGGCCACAAAGTGATAAAACAGGTTCATTCTGGTTCAGCATCTATTGTGGAATGAAATGAATTTTTCGAGGGTAAATTactatcaaaatattaaatttcatttaattttatattaaaaaataaaattaatataaaattttaataaccaTACTctatattctttttctttttcaatgtgGATATGATTAATGAActatacaatataaaattattaacataAATTTGAGACCTCtcttatattttatatcaaataacatattatttattaatttaataataattatttagtcaATATGCTTCCTCTGTCCAGGAATAAAAGTTGTTTCTCAACTTAACTTAACTGGATCCACTCAGCACTCCCAAATTTCTCATTTCTGGTTCATTAGGCGAATCTATTTGATAATCAACACACCTATGCTTTGGCTTTAGTCCAATACCCCATCCATCACCCACGCTATTTCATAGAAATATCCTTAAAATATTTGTGGAAGAAAGGAAAGCAAAGCACCATATATATACTAATTCATCATCATCCTCAAGACCCACTATTCCTCCCCTCAATTTCTCTCATGATTTTAGCTTAGATTCTCTCTTTTTCCATGATTTATCCTTCACTGGTCTTCACACTTTGCAGGACATTACCACTTATAATCTCAACTACACCAAATAGGCCTTGGTGTTTTCATCTTGCATTCGATATGGataattcaaataataaatCTAACATTTGATCATAAtaagagataaaaataaaataaaaagaattaacaTTTTCCACATCTTTAATTAAAAAGGGAGAAACAACCAAACTAAAGGTGCAATACCATATAATAACATCGAAATACTTCATAACACAATCAaatcttaatttataaaaagaaaaaggagagaagagagagagttTTGGTCCTTTCTAATTGAATTAGGTTTTTGTTTCCCTTTCATGAAAGATGTTTAATTTGTCTCAAGTCAAAACCGTTCTTTTCAGCTTTTCTAAACAAATTCAAAAAcatttccaaagctccaagtaTTAggcagctcgtgcttcttcatcACTCATCACTGGTTACTTCTCCAATGCATTGATAATTCATAATAATAATCTCCTTCAACTTTAAACACAGTTTTTATTTCCTCCTTCCATCTCTAAACTTTTAATTGAGATAATCatacataatttatatttctttaaaaaaaaaaataaaagaattgaatttccttttccatttaattaaaaaattttgattgaattaaatttttataaatttcttgAAAGATTCGAGTGAGAGAGAGTACAACACCATACATGCTCTTAGCTTCTAAGACACGCAAATAATTTCAGTTGAATTAAGAAATTATGCATTAGCTGCAAATACATATTAATAAATCTGATATTTAATTTGTTGAGTAACACATCACTCCTCACCATTAAGAGAGTGCTTGAGTTGAGCCATGAATTAATAACAGAATTAAAACCATTGACTCGAGCCCTGAAGATGCTCTCTTGACAGGCCCATTCCCTTTTACATGACCAACCACAAGCTTGTTTAAGATGGTTTCGAGCCTATACTCAAAGGAGACGCTCCAagtattcaattcaaatttatgAGTTCCAATTTCCGACTCATTCATTAACAAAGGAAAAGTGTACACATTGCATTACTCGTGATTCTAAAAGTAATGCGGTAAATAGATATACTACTAATTTCAGAGATCTGCAGATTGCAGGTAATTGTGTTGTCGTAAAAGACTCCATTCATCAGGCAGACAGTAAAAATTCTCGGGAAAACATTTTCATTTTTTGAAGCAGCTATAATTCATCACATGCAAATTGAAGCGCAAGCATCAAAAAGAAGGATAATAGGAAACATAAAAATTCAGCTTGTGACCCGTAAAATTTTCAGCCGCACCACCAAATCTGGTTCCGTTCTTTCTACCTCGACACGAATAACATTAAGTTCAAGAACAAGGTAACAGTTTTCAAATATCAATCCATTTTGACAACGAAAACTTCGTGGTCAGAAGAAGCATCATTGTCCCAAAAAGCAGAAATCATCTGTTGCTGGAATGCTATAAGTGAAAATCTGGCATGTATCCAATGAGTTTTTCTATCTATCTATACCTTCAAGATATTGGATGCCGCCTCCTGCAAAATTTTCCAAAATCACCAATCACCGTTCCAACGATAAAGTGGTAacagtttatttactttttcaGATAAGTAAAGGAACATCAGTCCCCTGTATAACATTTAACTATTATCTACCAGAaattcaaacaaacaaatagaAGTATATGCACAATCTGACATCACTTTGACAGTGCATTCCTTAATACCTTTTGGGTCGGCTTCGGTCCTCCTCATAGTCCATCACTCCACCAGGTTCAGAGTAGATCTCCTCGTGCCCTCTGAAGTCAATGTCGGCCTGCTTACAGTGTGTAACTTCTGCCACAACGTAAGTAAGACACATCGACCGACATATCCCAGATACTGAATATAAACTCTATCATATACTAACATTATGGACATCATAGGATCTACACCACCACAACTCAAAAAAATCATCCATCTAATGCAAGCCAAACCCCTACTAGTTAAATGTAGTTTCACATTCATCCACCAGAAATTTTACagagaaaattttgaaataagcaAGTAGTGATcatctaataaataataaatacagATAATTCTAAATGATACGCTGTTTAATTTAGACAGCCAAACTTGCCAGAATGCAGATCTACCAGACCTCTGTGTGTGTTTGTGGAGAGAGGGAGGGAAGGGGGGGGTGCTTTGTCATGTACAGGGGAAAAGATTTAGTCAGCTTTCGGAGGAAAATATATTAGTAGTTAGAAGAGTTGTTTGAGCAGTTATAGAAAGTCGATGACAGTTAAGAGACTAGAAGTATAAAAGGTGTAATCTGTAAAGGGAGAATAATTCATTCAAAAATTCCAATAACAATCAGCTGTCTCGCTTCTCTATCTCTTTCTCATTCTTCTGTTATTATCCTATGTTTCTTAGTAGAAACCCCAATTTAAGGGCTCCAATGACAAATTGGTATTAGAAAATCCAGGTGTGCTTGGctaccaaatcaaaaggaaaaaggaagagAGTTAAGAAATCAAATGGTAGTGCAATCTTGAAGGAAAAAGAACTAGAAGCATGAAAGGTGTGATCAGTGAAGGGAAATTTTCATTCAAGAATTCCCATAAGAACTGACAATCAGTTGTTTCTCTATCTCAATATTCTTCTTCTACTTCCTATCTCTTTCTTATCTGTCTTTCTCCAATTCTTCCCTCCTCTTTTGTTATTCTCCACTGTTTCTCAGTAGAAACCCTAACCTAAGGGCTTCTAGCCAGCTACTGACACATTCTCTCTGTCTGCCTGTCACAAGCCCTGCCCCCACCCCACCACCCGTCTTCCCATCCCAAAGAAATATTATATGCATGGAATAtcccattaattaattaaacctcAAGTATAAAACTGGAATCAACTGACCTTGAGGGAGAGGGACTTCTTTACTTCTTCAACCCTATCTTCCACGTCTTTCCGGTGCTTCTTGTCCGATTCACTCATAGTATCAGCCCATTTTATCTTCTCTTGAATTGATACAAGTAGATTCTCTGACGTAGCCAACCTGTACACAAATAAAGTCCAGGTAAGCAAAACAGCCAGGGGAACTTGAAGACTGCCACTTCAAAGTTGAAAGTTGAAACAGATATCTCACCAGTTTGATAGTGTTTGCAACATATTCCCAAGTTGTCCAGGTCTCAAATCCCTCCCAGCTGCAAATTGAACCTGTATATCATAAAGCACCAGAAGAGTTTCAACATGCTCAAATGGGAGATAACGAGAGAAAAACAGAAGCAGCAAGGCAATCCCAGTATTCCATACCTCAAAGCACCTTCTCAACTGATCCAACTTCCCTCTCACTATTCCCTAAAATGACAGGTGCAGGATAACAAATGCAACAATCAGAATCTCCATCAAGTTTTTTCTCAATTAATCagtaaaattaaacaaattgtAATATCATCACCAGAATCCTTCCCAAAATGATGGAAACAAGGGAAAACTAAATTCCAAAACGACTATCCGAATAAAAAAGCAGCTAATAAATTCAACTCTAATCTAGTTCATGcacaattaatatattttttaagaagataaaaataaataaataaataataattaaaacagCATGACATCATGAAAGGGGCAAGAAAGAAAACATACCGCATACATGCACTCATTGATCAGAAAATCCTCAAGTTCACGAACATTGGTAACATCTAGCTCTTGCATTAGTTGATCATAGGGTAGAAcctggaaaaggaaaaagatcAGAACACGCTTAAGGGACAGATCACATAATATCCAACATTCAAATTGGAGTGCAGAATGCAGATAATAGGTGAAAATATCTATGATCTTCATCAAGACACTACAGTCACAGAA
The Manihot esculenta cultivar AM560-2 chromosome 1, M.esculenta_v8, whole genome shotgun sequence genome window above contains:
- the LOC110616722 gene encoding COP9 signalosome complex subunit 7 isoform X1, which translates into the protein MDIEQKQAELIDHFVKKASSLKGTVLGPVIIEATSHPSLFAFSEILAVPSVAELEGTENSRYLDVLRLFAHGTWTDYKNNVERLPELISDQVLKLKQLTVLTLAETNKVLPYDQLMQELDVTNVRELEDFLINECMYAGIVRGKLDQLRRCFEVQFAAGRDLRPGQLGNMLQTLSNWLATSENLLVSIQEKIKWADTMSESDKKHRKDVEDRVEEVKKSLSLKADIDFRGHEEIYSEPGGVMDYEEDRSRPKRRRHPIS
- the LOC110616722 gene encoding COP9 signalosome complex subunit 7 isoform X3; amino-acid sequence: MDIEQKQAELIDHFVKKASSLKGTVLGPVIIEATSHPSLFAFSEILAVPSVAELEGTENSRYLDVLRLFAHGTWTDYKNNVERLPELISDQVLKLKQLTVLTLAETNKVLPYDQLMQELDVTNVRELEDFLINECMYAGIVRGKLDQLRRCFEVQFAAGRDLRPGQLGNMLQTLSNWLATSENLLVSIQEKIKWADTMSESDKKHRKDVEDRVEEVKKSLSLKLHTVSRPTLTSEGTRRSTLNLVE
- the LOC110616722 gene encoding COP9 signalosome complex subunit 7 isoform X2, which codes for MDIEQKQAELIDHFVKKASSLKGTVLGPVIIEATSHPSLFAFSEILAVPSVAELEGTENSRYLDVLRLFAHGTWTDYKNNVERLPELISDQVLKLKQLTVLTLAETNKVLPYDQLMQELDVTNVRELEDFLINECMYAGIVRGKLDQLRRCFEVQFAAGRDLRPGQLGNMLQTLSNWLATSENLLVSIQEKIKWADTMSESDKKHRKDVEDRVEEVKKSLSLKKLHTVSRPTLTSEGTRRSTLNLVE